A genomic segment from Necator americanus strain Aroian chromosome III, whole genome shotgun sequence encodes:
- a CDS encoding hypothetical protein (NECATOR_CHRIII.G12280.T1) encodes MPGPRWCTSLLHFSALLNLCTVCKIHFDCASSAKSCAQLIMFMGNVTAELLADCATPAIIVLLGSKYAIILLLLLLLLLLLLLLLLLLLLLLLLLLSSIIILGR; translated from the exons ATGCCAGGACCTCGTTGGTGTACTTCACTCTTACACTTTTCTGCTCTATTGAATCTCTGCACCGTTTGCAAAATTCATTTCGACTGCGCTTCATCTGCAAAATCCTGCGCTCAACTAATTATGTTCATGGGAAACG tcacagccgaacttcttgccgactgcgctacaccggcCATTATTGTCTTGTTAGGTTCTAAATATgcaataattttattattattattattattattattattattattattattattattattattattattattattattattattattatcgtcTATTATTATCCTTGGCCGCTGA